One Nocardia iowensis DNA window includes the following coding sequences:
- a CDS encoding PQQ-dependent sugar dehydrogenase yields the protein MSNASVRSARGRIVRGAITALLVVGTVSACDKGDEPEPSPGTVHSTAPSNPVGVPDLGTVEEIAGGIDVPWGLALLPGGDALVAERDSGRILRIRPGQAPEQVYQVPGVVARGEGGLLGLALSPRYDENPYVYAYFTAEDDNRIVRFRPAGQPEVIFDGIDKAGNHNGGRIAFGPDGMLYVGTGDAGQSSLSQDPASPNGKILRLTPEGRPAPGNPTPGSPVYSLGHRNVQGLAWDRAGRLFAAEFGQNRFDEVNLIEPGRNYGWPAVEGMGGTDRGYTEPLTTWTTDEASPSGIAIAGDTMYVAALRGERLWIVPLHDRTVGRSRDVLHGNYGRLRTVLVAPDGALWLTTSNTDGRGDPGPNDDRILRFPAR from the coding sequence GTGAGTAACGCGAGTGTCAGGTCAGCGCGTGGTCGAATTGTTCGCGGTGCGATCACCGCATTACTGGTTGTCGGCACGGTCTCGGCGTGCGACAAAGGTGACGAGCCGGAACCCTCCCCCGGGACGGTGCACAGCACCGCGCCGAGCAATCCCGTCGGTGTGCCGGATCTCGGCACGGTTGAGGAGATCGCCGGTGGCATAGATGTTCCCTGGGGGCTGGCCTTGCTGCCGGGCGGCGACGCGTTGGTCGCGGAACGCGACAGCGGGCGAATTCTGCGGATCAGGCCGGGACAAGCGCCGGAACAGGTGTACCAGGTACCCGGAGTCGTCGCGCGCGGGGAAGGCGGGCTGCTCGGCTTGGCATTGTCGCCACGCTACGACGAAAACCCTTACGTGTACGCGTACTTCACTGCCGAGGACGACAATCGGATCGTGCGGTTCCGGCCGGCCGGCCAGCCCGAAGTGATCTTCGACGGAATCGACAAGGCAGGCAATCACAATGGCGGACGAATCGCGTTCGGGCCGGACGGCATGTTGTATGTCGGGACCGGCGATGCGGGCCAGAGCTCGCTGTCCCAGGATCCGGCGAGTCCCAATGGGAAGATCCTCCGACTGACCCCGGAAGGCCGCCCGGCACCGGGCAATCCGACACCGGGGTCACCGGTATACAGCCTCGGGCATCGCAATGTGCAAGGACTCGCATGGGATCGCGCCGGACGGCTGTTCGCGGCGGAATTCGGGCAGAACCGGTTCGATGAGGTGAATCTCATCGAACCGGGCCGAAACTACGGCTGGCCCGCTGTCGAAGGGATGGGCGGCACCGACCGTGGATACACCGAGCCCCTGACCACCTGGACGACGGACGAGGCCTCCCCCTCCGGCATCGCGATCGCAGGCGACACGATGTATGTCGCCGCGCTTCGCGGCGAGCGGCTATGGATCGTGCCGTTGCACGACCGCACCGTAGGCCGGTCCCGAGATGTACTGCATGGCAACTACGGTCGGCTCCGCACGGTGCTGGTGGCCCCGGACGGCGCGCTATGGCTAACCACCTCCAACACCGACGGTCGCGGCGACCCCGGCCCGAACGACGATCGCATCCTTCGTTTCCCGGCGCGCTGA
- a CDS encoding IclR family transcriptional regulator — protein sequence MATSSDVPALRRGLAVLQLLAGRAGPISASTIARELDLPRSTTYHLLGELEAARFVTRIPSERRYGLGIAAFELGSAYLRHDPLERLAGPLLRELVEEVGHNAHLGVLHGNELLYLIKERPVRPETLVTGVGVRLPAHLTACGRAILAYLPAAQIRALFPSAASFVRRTDRGPNSLAALRTILATERRRGWACEDGHVTPGFASVAYPVFDHNQRPIAAISVTLRHHCETTPCPADWAPLAARVRTTADDLTQRIGGRAS from the coding sequence ATGGCAACGAGCAGCGACGTCCCGGCGTTGCGCCGCGGCTTGGCGGTGTTACAACTGCTCGCGGGCCGGGCCGGGCCGATCTCCGCCTCGACGATCGCGCGCGAGTTGGACCTACCGCGGTCCACCACTTATCACCTGCTCGGCGAGTTGGAGGCGGCCCGGTTCGTCACCCGCATCCCCAGCGAGCGCCGCTACGGGCTCGGCATCGCCGCGTTCGAACTCGGCTCCGCGTATCTGCGCCACGATCCGCTCGAGCGGCTGGCCGGACCGCTACTGCGCGAGTTGGTCGAGGAGGTCGGGCACAACGCGCATCTGGGCGTGCTGCACGGCAACGAGTTGCTGTACCTCATCAAGGAACGCCCGGTCCGCCCGGAAACCCTGGTCACCGGGGTCGGTGTGCGGCTGCCCGCACATCTGACCGCGTGCGGCCGCGCGATCCTCGCGTATCTGCCCGCGGCGCAGATCCGCGCGCTCTTTCCGTCGGCGGCCTCGTTCGTTCGCCGCACCGACCGCGGGCCCAACTCCCTTGCCGCACTGCGCACCATCCTGGCCACCGAGCGGCGACGTGGCTGGGCGTGCGAGGACGGTCATGTCACTCCGGGCTTCGCCTCGGTCGCCTATCCCGTTTTCGATCACAACCAACGCCCGATCGCGGCCATCAGCGTCACCTTGCGCCATCACTGCGAGACCACCCCCTGTCCGGCCGACTGGGCGCCGCTGGCCGCCCGGGTCCGCACCACCGCCGACGACCTCACTCAGCGCATCGGCGGGCGGGCGAGTTAG
- a CDS encoding MarR family winged helix-turn-helix transcriptional regulator, translating into MTDHLTLDEQLCFPLYAASRAMTAVYRPKLERLGLTYPQYLVMLALWERDGRSVGEVCHALALDSGTLSPLLKRLEAAGLVRRQRAADDERRVEIQLTERGRALRAEARGIPAEMAAACGLSVDEFLALRETLRRLTTALSTAPNEGE; encoded by the coding sequence ATGACCGATCATCTGACCCTCGATGAGCAGCTCTGCTTCCCGCTGTACGCGGCGTCCCGGGCGATGACCGCGGTTTACCGGCCGAAGCTGGAACGGCTCGGGCTGACCTACCCGCAGTACCTGGTGATGCTCGCCCTGTGGGAACGGGACGGGCGTAGCGTCGGCGAGGTGTGCCACGCGCTCGCGTTGGACTCCGGCACGCTGTCACCGCTGCTCAAGCGGCTGGAGGCGGCGGGCCTCGTGCGGCGGCAACGCGCCGCGGACGACGAACGTCGGGTGGAAATCCAGCTCACCGAACGCGGGCGCGCCCTGCGCGCCGAGGCGCGCGGTATCCCGGCCGAAATGGCCGCGGCCTGCGGCCTTTCGGTAGACGAATTCCTGGCACTGCGCGAAACCCTGCGCAGGCTCACCACCGCACTCTCGACAGCACCGAACGAAGGAGAATAG
- the hutU gene encoding urocanate hydratase produces the protein MTRLVRAARGTQLTAKNWQTEAAMRMLHNNLDPEVAERPQDLVVYGGTGKAARNWASFDAITRSLTTLETDETLLVQSGKPVGVFRTNEWAPRVLIANSNLVGDWANWPEFRRLEALGLTMYGQMTAGSWIYIGTQGILQGTYETFAAVADKRFGGTLAGTLTLTAGLGGMGGAQPLAVTMNGGVALVIECDPARAQRRVQERYLDEIATDLDDAVIRVSNARRQRKALSVGLIGNAAEVLPRLLAIGLDPEIVTDQTSAHDPLAYLPRGVAVEDWSDYAAKKPDEFTERARESMAEHVGAMLGFLDKGAEVFDYGNSLRGEAALGGCTRAFDFPGFVPAYIRPLFCEGKGPFRWAALSGDPKDIAATDRAIVDLFPANESLRRWIRMASERVAFQGLPARICWLGYGERHLAGLRFNEMVASGELSAPVVIGRDHLDSGSVASPYRETESMADGSDAIADWPLLNALLNTASGATWVSIHHGGGVGMGRSIHAGQVCVADGTPLAAEKIERVLTNDPGTGVIRHVDAGYDRASAVAAERGVRIPMHEAP, from the coding sequence ATGACTCGTTTGGTGCGTGCGGCGCGGGGAACGCAGCTCACTGCCAAGAATTGGCAGACCGAGGCGGCTATGCGAATGCTGCATAACAATCTCGACCCGGAAGTGGCCGAGCGGCCGCAGGATCTCGTGGTGTACGGCGGCACCGGAAAAGCGGCACGGAACTGGGCCAGCTTCGACGCGATCACGCGGTCGCTGACAACGTTGGAGACCGACGAGACGTTGCTGGTGCAGTCGGGCAAGCCGGTCGGTGTGTTCCGTACCAACGAGTGGGCGCCGCGGGTGCTGATCGCCAACTCGAATCTCGTTGGCGACTGGGCGAATTGGCCTGAGTTCCGCAGACTGGAAGCACTCGGGCTGACCATGTACGGGCAGATGACCGCGGGCTCGTGGATCTACATCGGCACCCAGGGCATCCTGCAGGGCACCTACGAGACGTTCGCGGCGGTGGCGGACAAACGGTTCGGCGGCACGCTGGCGGGCACGCTCACCCTGACCGCGGGTCTGGGCGGGATGGGCGGCGCGCAACCGTTGGCGGTCACCATGAATGGTGGTGTCGCGCTGGTGATCGAGTGCGACCCGGCCCGCGCGCAGCGTCGGGTGCAGGAACGCTACCTGGACGAGATCGCGACCGACCTCGATGACGCGGTGATCCGTGTCTCGAACGCGCGCAGGCAGCGAAAGGCCTTGTCCGTCGGCCTGATCGGCAATGCCGCCGAGGTGCTGCCGCGACTGCTCGCGATCGGCCTCGATCCCGAGATCGTCACCGACCAGACCTCCGCGCACGACCCGCTGGCTTACCTGCCGCGCGGCGTCGCCGTCGAGGACTGGTCCGACTACGCGGCGAAGAAGCCGGACGAATTCACCGAGCGGGCCCGCGAATCGATGGCCGAGCACGTCGGGGCCATGCTCGGCTTCCTCGACAAGGGCGCCGAGGTCTTCGACTACGGGAACTCGCTGCGCGGCGAGGCCGCCCTCGGCGGCTGCACTCGGGCCTTCGACTTCCCCGGTTTCGTCCCGGCCTACATCCGCCCGCTGTTCTGCGAGGGCAAGGGGCCGTTCCGCTGGGCGGCGCTGTCCGGCGACCCCAAGGACATCGCGGCCACCGACCGCGCCATCGTGGATCTGTTCCCGGCGAACGAATCACTGCGCCGCTGGATCAGGATGGCCAGCGAACGCGTTGCCTTCCAAGGGCTTCCGGCCCGCATCTGCTGGCTCGGTTACGGTGAGCGGCACCTGGCGGGCCTTCGGTTCAACGAGATGGTGGCCAGCGGTGAACTCTCGGCGCCGGTGGTGATCGGCCGCGACCACCTCGACTCCGGCAGCGTAGCCTCCCCGTACCGGGAGACCGAGTCGATGGCCGACGGATCCGACGCAATCGCCGACTGGCCGCTGCTCAACGCGCTGCTCAACACCGCGTCCGGGGCGACCTGGGTGTCCATCCATCACGGCGGCGGCGTCGGCATGGGCCGCTCCATCCACGCCGGGCAGGTCTGCGTGGCCGACGGCACCCCGCTGGCCGCCGAGAAGATCGAACGCGTACTCACCAACGACCCCGGTACCGGCGTGATCCGGCACGTGGACGCGGGCTATGACCGCGCGAGCGCGGTGGCCGCCGAGCGCGGTGTGCGAATCCCCATGCACGAGGCGCCGTGA
- the hutI gene encoding imidazolonepropionase produces the protein MSILITGIGELTTNTEEGPLRDAAVVLDGQHFAWIGPASAAPSADERIDIGGRAALPGWVDSHTHLVFAGDRTAEFEARMAGRPYRAGGIAITVAATRAASDDELSVNLARHIAEARRQGTTCLETKTGYGLSVADELRAARLAAAAADEVTFLGAHLVPSDTDAEAYVDLVCGEMLDAVAPYVRWADVFCETGAFDEKQSDRVLRAARARGLGLRVHGNQLGEGPGVQLAVRHGAASVDHCTYLTDTDIEALAASDTVATVLPACDLSTRQCLAPARALLDAGATVALATNANPGSSYTTSMAFCVATAVLQMGLSVSEAVHAATAGGARALRRDDVGVVRVGARADLQVLDAPSVTHLAYRPGVPLTFAVWRLGRPVRVPAFD, from the coding sequence GTGTCGATCCTGATCACCGGCATCGGCGAACTCACGACCAATACCGAGGAAGGCCCGCTGCGGGACGCCGCGGTGGTGCTCGACGGTCAGCATTTCGCCTGGATCGGTCCGGCGTCCGCCGCCCCCTCCGCCGACGAGCGGATCGACATCGGCGGCCGGGCCGCGCTGCCCGGCTGGGTCGACAGCCACACCCATCTCGTCTTCGCCGGTGACCGCACCGCCGAGTTCGAGGCACGGATGGCGGGGCGGCCCTATCGCGCAGGCGGCATCGCCATCACCGTCGCCGCCACGAGAGCCGCATCGGACGATGAACTGTCGGTGAACCTGGCCCGGCATATCGCGGAGGCGCGCCGGCAGGGCACCACCTGCCTGGAGACGAAGACCGGCTATGGGCTCAGTGTCGCCGACGAACTGCGCGCGGCTCGGCTCGCCGCCGCTGCCGCGGATGAAGTGACGTTCCTCGGCGCGCACCTGGTCCCGTCCGATACGGACGCCGAAGCGTACGTCGATCTGGTGTGCGGCGAGATGCTGGACGCGGTGGCACCCTATGTGCGCTGGGCCGATGTCTTCTGCGAGACAGGCGCTTTCGACGAGAAGCAGTCCGATCGGGTGCTGCGCGCCGCGCGCGCCCGCGGACTCGGCCTGCGGGTGCACGGTAATCAGCTGGGCGAAGGTCCCGGTGTGCAACTGGCGGTGCGCCACGGCGCGGCCAGCGTCGACCATTGCACCTACCTGACCGACACCGATATCGAGGCCCTCGCCGCCTCCGACACCGTAGCCACCGTGCTGCCCGCCTGCGACCTGTCCACCAGACAGTGCCTCGCACCGGCCCGCGCGCTGCTGGACGCGGGGGCGACGGTCGCCTTGGCCACCAACGCCAACCCCGGCAGTTCGTACACGACTTCGATGGCCTTCTGTGTCGCCACCGCCGTTCTGCAGATGGGACTTTCGGTGTCCGAAGCGGTGCACGCCGCGACCGCGGGCGGCGCGCGGGCGCTGCGCCGCGACGATGTCGGCGTCGTCCGCGTCGGCGCCCGGGCGGATCTACAGGTGCTGGACGCGCCGTCGGTCACCCATTTGGCCTACCGCCCCGGCGTGCCGTTGACCTTCGCGGTGTGGCGGCTCGGTCGGCCGGTTCGCGTCCCGGCGTTCGATTGA
- a CDS encoding formimidoylglutamate deiminase: MNVYWAEYAWLPDGLAAAVTIELDGATIRSVTPGTDRTGTVLPGLTIPGFANAHSHAFHRALRGRTQHDKGTFWTWRDRMYAIAAQLNPDSYYRLARAVYAEMVLAGYTSVGEFHYLHHAPGGARYSDPNAMSAALAAAAEDAGIRLTLLDTCYLAGGFGVELGEHQLRFSDGNAAAWAERAAAFTPKAELVRTGVAAHSVRAVPVAALSVVAGAADDRPVHVHVSEQPAENDDCLAAHGLTPTALLAETGLLGSRTVAVHATHLTSADIGLLADSGSRACFCPTTERDLGDGIGPARALADAGVGLCLGTDSHAVIDAFEEWRALELDERLASRARGRFTPAELYRAATDHASIGWPEAGRIAPNAAADLVSIDLDSIRTAGTAPAAALFAATASDVHTVLVAGRPVVSEHRHLRVEHPETVLREEIEALCRS; this comes from the coding sequence ATGAACGTCTACTGGGCGGAATACGCGTGGCTGCCGGACGGTCTGGCCGCGGCGGTGACGATCGAGCTGGACGGTGCGACGATCCGATCGGTGACCCCGGGCACCGATCGAACGGGCACGGTGCTGCCCGGCCTGACGATCCCCGGCTTCGCCAACGCCCACTCGCATGCCTTCCACCGTGCGCTGCGCGGGCGCACACAGCACGACAAAGGCACCTTCTGGACGTGGCGGGACCGCATGTACGCCATTGCCGCTCAACTGAATCCGGACTCCTATTACCGGCTGGCGCGGGCGGTGTACGCCGAGATGGTGTTGGCGGGCTATACCAGCGTCGGCGAGTTCCACTACCTGCACCACGCTCCCGGCGGTGCACGGTATTCGGATCCGAACGCGATGAGCGCGGCACTCGCGGCCGCCGCCGAGGACGCGGGAATTCGCCTCACGCTGCTCGATACGTGTTATCTCGCAGGGGGATTCGGGGTCGAACTGGGGGAGCATCAGCTCCGGTTCAGCGACGGCAACGCGGCCGCGTGGGCGGAACGCGCCGCCGCGTTCACGCCGAAAGCAGAGCTGGTACGGACCGGTGTCGCCGCGCACTCGGTGCGCGCGGTGCCGGTAGCCGCGCTCTCGGTGGTCGCCGGTGCGGCGGACGATCGGCCGGTGCACGTCCACGTGTCCGAGCAGCCCGCCGAGAACGATGATTGTCTTGCCGCGCACGGGCTTACGCCGACGGCGTTGCTGGCGGAAACCGGTCTGCTCGGGTCGCGGACAGTCGCTGTCCACGCCACCCACCTCACCAGCGCCGACATCGGGCTGCTCGCAGACAGCGGCAGCCGCGCCTGTTTCTGCCCCACCACCGAACGCGATCTCGGCGACGGCATCGGCCCGGCCCGCGCGCTGGCGGACGCCGGAGTCGGTCTGTGCCTCGGCACCGACAGCCACGCGGTGATCGACGCCTTCGAAGAATGGCGCGCACTCGAATTGGACGAACGGCTGGCGAGCCGTGCCCGCGGCCGGTTCACCCCGGCCGAGTTGTACCGCGCCGCCACCGATCACGCGTCCATCGGCTGGCCCGAGGCCGGCCGGATCGCGCCGAACGCCGCGGCCGACCTGGTCAGTATCGACCTCGATTCGATCCGTACCGCGGGCACGGCGCCCGCTGCCGCGCTGTTCGCGGCGACCGCGAGCGACGTGCACACGGTGCTGGTTGCGGGCCGCCCCGTCGTCTCCGAGCACCGCCACCTGCGGGTGGAACATCCGGAAACCGTATTGCGAGAGGAGATCGAGGCACTGTGTCGATCCTGA
- a CDS encoding SAM-dependent methyltransferase: MVRESDRLIRTDVPHSARIWNYWLGGQDYYEVDRIAGESGISVYPEIGTMARQTRKFLIRTVRYLAAEKGIRQFLDVGTGLPTMQNTHEVAQSVAAESKIVYVDNDPLVLAHARALLVNTTDEGVTALIEADFHEPEQIVTEARNILNFSQPVAVLFMGVLGHARTWDDVLRITGTLKKAIPSGSYFAMYEGTTEDARLVRLSDYYARTGAVPYNVRTVDQIREVFADLELVPPGVVAVNQWHPDESDDASTPSAAWGGVGRKV, from the coding sequence ATGGTCCGCGAAAGCGATCGGCTGATCCGCACCGATGTACCCCATTCAGCCCGAATCTGGAATTACTGGCTCGGTGGTCAGGATTATTACGAAGTCGATCGGATAGCCGGCGAGTCCGGGATTTCGGTGTACCCCGAAATCGGGACGATGGCGCGGCAAACGCGCAAGTTCTTGATCCGGACCGTGCGCTACCTGGCGGCCGAGAAGGGCATCCGCCAGTTCCTCGATGTGGGCACCGGACTGCCCACCATGCAGAACACTCACGAGGTCGCGCAGAGTGTCGCGGCCGAATCCAAGATCGTCTACGTTGACAACGATCCGCTCGTTCTCGCGCACGCTCGCGCGCTGTTGGTCAATACCACCGACGAAGGCGTCACGGCGCTCATCGAAGCCGATTTCCACGAGCCGGAGCAAATTGTTACCGAGGCTCGCAACATTCTGAACTTCAGTCAGCCGGTCGCCGTCTTGTTCATGGGCGTTCTCGGCCATGCGCGTACCTGGGACGACGTTCTCCGTATCACCGGCACGCTGAAGAAAGCCATTCCGTCCGGTAGTTATTTCGCCATGTACGAAGGCACCACCGAGGACGCCCGGTTGGTCCGATTGTCGGACTATTACGCCAGGACCGGTGCGGTGCCGTACAACGTGCGCACGGTGGACCAGATCCGCGAAGTCTTCGCCGATCTCGAACTCGTGCCGCCCGGCGTGGTGGCGGTGAACCAGTGGCACCCCGACGAATCCGACGACGCGAGCACGCCCTCCGCCGCGTGGGGTGGCGTCGGCCGCAAGGTCTAA
- a CDS encoding allantoate amidohydrolase, with translation MGVNQLMGEIAGVGRDSRRGGYSRHVYDYADFELRDWFIDRALDSGLDVNTDRNGNIWAWWGSQGADAVVTGSHLDSVPGGGAFDGPLGVASALAAVEILQGKGFAPVKPLALLVFAEEEGGRFGVPCLGSRLLTGAIDADRARGLRDVDGVTLAEAAVKAGYDPKRFGADPEALARIGCFVELHVEQGRGLIELDSPVATGSSIIAHGRYRFSFSGQGNHAGATRLADRHDPMVPAAAVVAAARRAAAAMSDARATVGRLVPTPGGTNVIASTVDLWLDARVSGTGRTAALVEDITEAARAAAATEGCVLTVTEESYSDDVVFDESLRHRMDQVLGGVPALPTGAGHDAGILAAHVPSGMLYVRNPTGISHAPEEYAEPADTETGAQSLARVLEELAG, from the coding sequence ATGGGCGTGAACCAGCTGATGGGCGAGATCGCCGGCGTCGGACGGGATTCCCGGCGCGGCGGGTACTCGCGGCACGTCTACGACTATGCCGACTTCGAGCTACGGGACTGGTTCATCGACCGGGCGCTGGACAGCGGCCTGGACGTGAACACCGACCGTAACGGCAATATCTGGGCTTGGTGGGGAAGTCAAGGGGCCGACGCGGTCGTCACCGGCAGCCACCTCGATTCGGTGCCCGGCGGTGGCGCGTTCGATGGGCCACTCGGCGTGGCCAGTGCGCTCGCGGCGGTGGAGATATTGCAGGGCAAGGGTTTTGCCCCGGTAAAGCCGCTCGCGCTGCTGGTGTTCGCGGAGGAGGAGGGCGGACGGTTCGGCGTGCCCTGCCTCGGCTCCCGGCTGCTCACCGGCGCTATCGACGCCGACCGGGCCCGCGGCCTGCGCGACGTCGATGGGGTCACTCTTGCCGAGGCCGCCGTGAAGGCCGGGTACGACCCGAAGCGCTTCGGTGCCGATCCCGAAGCACTCGCCCGGATCGGTTGTTTCGTGGAACTGCATGTGGAGCAGGGGCGCGGTCTGATCGAGCTGGACAGTCCGGTCGCCACCGGCAGCAGCATCATCGCGCACGGCCGATACCGATTCTCCTTCTCCGGGCAGGGAAATCACGCGGGTGCCACTCGCCTCGCCGACCGGCACGATCCGATGGTCCCGGCCGCCGCGGTGGTGGCGGCCGCGCGCCGCGCCGCCGCCGCGATGTCCGACGCGCGCGCCACCGTCGGCAGACTGGTGCCAACGCCGGGTGGCACGAATGTCATTGCCTCCACGGTGGATTTGTGGCTCGACGCCCGGGTCTCGGGCACAGGTCGTACGGCGGCACTGGTCGAGGACATCACCGAGGCGGCGCGCGCGGCCGCAGCGACGGAAGGGTGTGTGCTCACCGTCACGGAGGAGTCCTATTCGGACGACGTCGTTTTCGACGAATCACTCCGGCACCGGATGGACCAGGTGCTCGGCGGTGTGCCCGCGCTGCCCACCGGCGCCGGACACGACGCGGGCATCCTGGCCGCACACGTCCCCTCCGGCATGCTGTACGTGCGCAACCCGACCGGAATCAGCCACGCCCCCGAGGAATACGCCGAACCGGCCGACACCGAAACCGGTGCGCAGAGTCTCGCGCGCGTGCTGGAGGAGCTGGCCGGATGA
- the hutH gene encoding histidine ammonia-lyase has product MPETAQLPTVALDGPLTGEGVVAVARLGAKVELSEATEERLAQARAHVDALAAGTVPTYGVSTGFGALATRHIPQESRVALQRSLIRSHAAGAGRPVEREVVRALMVLRLRTLATGHTGIRPETAATLAALINADITPVVHEYGSLGCSGDLAPLAAVALALMGEGEVIDANGTVTDAATALSANGIKPVTLAEKEGLALTNGTDGMLGMLVLALADLHMLLDVADITAAMSVEALLGTDRVFAADLQALRPHPGQARSAARIAAALADSEIVASHRGPDCNRVQDAYSLRCAPQVHGAARDTVAHAELVADRELASAIDNPVVLADGRLESNGNFHGAPVAYVLDFLAIPVADVASMAERRTDRMLDVARSHGLPAFLAADPGVDSGHMIAQYTQAAVVSELKRLAVPASVDSIPSSAMQEDHVSMGWSAARKLRTAVDGLTTVLAVEYLTAARALDFRAPLRPAPATAAALALLRTQVDGPAPDRHLAPEIAAAEALIRSGELGRAVAPHLGG; this is encoded by the coding sequence ATGCCGGAAACTGCACAGCTACCCACCGTGGCACTCGATGGACCGTTGACCGGGGAAGGTGTCGTCGCTGTCGCGCGCCTCGGAGCCAAGGTCGAGCTCAGCGAAGCCACCGAGGAACGGCTGGCCCAGGCGCGGGCGCACGTCGATGCGCTGGCGGCGGGGACGGTGCCGACCTACGGCGTCTCCACCGGGTTCGGCGCGCTGGCGACCCGCCACATTCCGCAGGAGAGCCGGGTCGCATTGCAGCGCTCACTGATCCGCTCGCACGCGGCGGGGGCGGGCCGCCCGGTCGAACGAGAGGTGGTCCGCGCGCTGATGGTGCTGCGGCTGCGCACCCTGGCCACCGGGCACACCGGGATACGGCCGGAGACGGCCGCCACGCTGGCCGCGCTGATCAACGCCGACATCACCCCGGTCGTGCACGAGTACGGCTCGCTCGGCTGCTCCGGTGACCTCGCGCCACTGGCCGCGGTGGCACTGGCATTGATGGGCGAGGGCGAGGTGATCGACGCCAACGGGACCGTGACGGACGCGGCAACGGCGCTGAGCGCCAATGGCATCAAGCCGGTCACGCTGGCCGAAAAGGAAGGGCTGGCGCTGACCAACGGCACCGACGGCATGCTCGGCATGCTGGTGCTCGCGCTCGCCGATCTGCATATGCTGCTCGACGTCGCCGATATCACCGCGGCGATGAGCGTAGAGGCGCTGCTTGGCACCGATCGGGTATTCGCCGCCGACCTGCAGGCATTGCGTCCGCACCCGGGCCAGGCCCGCTCGGCGGCGCGGATTGCCGCTGCCCTGGCCGATTCGGAGATCGTGGCCAGTCATCGTGGGCCGGACTGTAATCGGGTGCAGGACGCGTACTCGCTGCGGTGTGCGCCGCAGGTGCACGGGGCGGCGCGGGACACCGTGGCGCACGCCGAGCTGGTCGCAGACCGCGAATTGGCTTCCGCCATCGACAATCCGGTGGTGCTGGCGGACGGGCGACTGGAATCCAACGGCAACTTCCATGGTGCGCCGGTCGCCTATGTGCTCGACTTCCTGGCCATCCCGGTGGCCGACGTGGCCAGCATGGCCGAGCGCCGCACCGACCGGATGCTCGATGTCGCCCGCTCGCACGGCCTTCCGGCCTTCCTGGCCGCCGACCCCGGCGTCGACTCCGGGCACATGATCGCCCAGTACACCCAGGCCGCCGTGGTGAGTGAACTGAAGCGGCTGGCCGTGCCCGCGTCGGTGGACTCGATCCCGAGCAGCGCGATGCAGGAGGACCACGTCTCGATGGGCTGGTCCGCCGCCCGCAAACTGCGCACCGCGGTGGACGGTCTGACCACCGTGCTGGCCGTCGAATACCTCACGGCCGCACGCGCACTGGACTTCCGTGCCCCCTTGCGTCCGGCCCCGGCCACCGCCGCAGCCCTTGCGCTGCTGCGCACCCAGGTCGACGGCCCGGCCCCCGACCGCCACCTCGCCCCCGAAATCGCGGCCGCCGAAGCCCTCATCCGGTCCGGCGAACTCGGCCGCGCCGTCGCGCCGCACCTCGGCGGATGA